A genomic stretch from Achromobacter spanius includes:
- a CDS encoding glutamate synthase subunit beta, whose amino-acid sequence MGKITGFMEFQRLQEASEAPQKRLKNWREFVLHLTDDQAKQQAARCMDCGIPFCNNGCPVNNIIPDWNDLVYKQDWRRALDVLHSTNNFPEFTGRICPAPCEAACTLNINSDAVGIKSIEHAIIDKGWEEGWVAPQVPARKTGKKVAVVGSGPAGMACAQQLARAGHSVTLFEKSDRIGGLLRYGIPDFKLEKHQIDRRISQMEAEGVEFAPSTYIGNPKDPVADGLTVRTPESLKTEFDAIVMTGGSETPRDLPVPGRELSGVYFAMDFLRQQNKAVAGDRLANQTLAKGKHVVVIGGGDTGSDCVGTSNRHGAASVTQFELMPQPPESENKTMTWPYWPLKMRTSSSHEEGCDRDWSVTTKLLKGSNGKVEKLVGARVEWFKDDATGQMKMREVEGSEFEIKADLVLLAMGFVSPVQTVLESFGVDRDGRGNVRANTDDYRTNVEKVFAAGDMRRGQSLVVWAIREGRQCARSVDEFLMGSSELPR is encoded by the coding sequence ATGGGAAAGATTACTGGCTTTATGGAATTTCAGCGTCTGCAGGAGGCCTCCGAGGCCCCGCAGAAGCGGCTGAAGAACTGGCGCGAATTCGTGCTGCATCTGACGGATGATCAGGCCAAGCAGCAAGCCGCGCGCTGCATGGACTGCGGCATCCCGTTCTGCAACAACGGCTGCCCGGTCAACAACATCATCCCCGACTGGAATGACCTGGTGTACAAGCAGGACTGGCGCCGCGCGCTGGACGTGCTGCACTCCACCAACAACTTCCCCGAGTTCACCGGCCGCATCTGCCCGGCGCCGTGTGAAGCCGCCTGTACCTTGAACATCAACAGCGACGCCGTGGGCATCAAGTCCATCGAACACGCGATCATCGACAAGGGCTGGGAAGAAGGCTGGGTGGCGCCGCAGGTGCCGGCCCGCAAGACGGGCAAGAAAGTCGCGGTGGTGGGCTCCGGCCCCGCCGGCATGGCGTGCGCGCAGCAACTGGCGCGCGCCGGCCACTCGGTGACGCTGTTCGAAAAGAGCGACCGCATCGGCGGCCTGCTGCGCTACGGCATCCCCGACTTCAAGCTGGAAAAGCACCAGATCGACCGCCGCATCTCGCAGATGGAAGCGGAAGGCGTGGAGTTCGCGCCGTCTACCTACATCGGCAATCCGAAAGACCCCGTGGCCGACGGCCTGACGGTGCGCACGCCGGAATCGCTGAAGACGGAATTCGACGCAATCGTCATGACGGGCGGTTCGGAAACGCCGCGCGACCTGCCGGTTCCTGGCCGCGAATTGTCGGGCGTGTACTTCGCCATGGACTTCCTGCGCCAGCAGAACAAGGCCGTGGCGGGTGACCGCCTGGCCAACCAGACGCTGGCCAAGGGCAAGCACGTGGTCGTGATCGGCGGCGGCGATACGGGTTCGGACTGCGTGGGCACCAGCAACCGCCATGGCGCGGCCTCGGTCACGCAATTCGAGCTGATGCCGCAGCCGCCCGAATCCGAAAACAAAACCATGACGTGGCCGTACTGGCCGCTGAAGATGCGTACGTCGTCCTCGCACGAAGAAGGCTGCGATCGCGACTGGTCCGTGACCACCAAGCTGCTCAAGGGCAGCAACGGCAAGGTCGAAAAGCTGGTCGGCGCGCGCGTCGAATGGTTCAAGGACGACGCCACCGGCCAGATGAAGATGCGCGAAGTCGAGGGCTCGGAGTTCGAGATCAAGGCTGACCTGGTGCTGCTGGCCATGGGCTTTGTGTCGCCGGTGCAGACCGTGCTGGAATCTTTCGGCGTGGATCGCGACGGGCGCGGCAACGTGCGCGCCAACACCGACGACTACCGCACCAACGTGGAAAAAGTCTTCGCGGCGGGCGACATGCGCCGTGGCCAATCGCTGGTGGTCTGGGCCATCCGCGAAGGCCGCCAATGCGCACGCTCGGTGGATGAATTCCTGATGGGCAGCAGCGAACTGCCGCGCTGA